The genomic window ATCAGGCGAATGCGGCTAGTACGGTAGCGCACCACAAATAGAATATGGTCGGAAAAGGATGCCAGCACTAGTGGATCGGCAACGAGACCAACTGGAGGTGAATCCACAATAATGATGTCGTATTGGTTGCGAAGCGACTTGAACATCTCCTCTGCCTTTGCTGAGTCAATTAGCTCCGTCGGATTAGGAGGTATTGGTCCCGATGGTATGAGATCAAGGTTGGCGAATTTTGTTTTAAGAATAATACTTTCAAACGTAGAAACTCCGCTCAGAAAACTACTAAGGCCTTCATTATTCTCTATGCCAAAATTACTAAAGTCTGCAGGTTTCCGTAAATCAAGGTGAACCAAGAGCGTTTTCTTGTTTGCAAGCGCAAAGCTGGCAGCAAGGTTTTTGGAGATAAAACTTTTCCCTTCACCCGAAACGGACGAGGTGACAAGAATAACTTTTGTTCCGCCCTCAACCATCAAAAAGCGCAAATTTGTTCGAAGTCCCCTAAAAGAATCTGCTATGCGAGAGTTAAGATTTTCGTTTAGAATAAATGCAATTTCATCGGTATGAACAACATCTCCGGCATGGGGATACTGAGAAATCTTGGCAAGTTGTTGTGCATCTTCCAGCTTGTTTACCAGTTCATACTTTAAGAAAATTAGTCCTGCCGGGATGGCTAACCCAAGAAACAGGGCAATCAGGAAGTTGAATTTTCCGTTAGGACTTACTTTCACTACCTGTTCAAGGCTCGGAGGATCAAGTATTTCGTTCTCCGGAAAGTTTGATGCTGCTGATATTTGCAACTCCGATCGCTTTGTAAGCAAAAACGTGTATATCTCATCGTTTAATTTAAACTTTCGTTGAAACGATAATAGTTCACGCTCCTTTTCAGGTATGCTGGATACAATAACTTGGTATCGGGTAAGTCGTTCTTCCAAGTTTTTTAATGAAATATTTGTCGAGTATATAAGTCCATCCAGGGTTTCCACAATATTTCTTCGTCCTGATTCAATTTTCTTATCAATAGCACTGGTCAAAGGGTTATCCTTTTTTGAGTTGATTTGAATCTCAGCCCTTTCGGAGTATAGAAGCATTAAGTCGAGAACCAACTTGTTGAGTAACTCGTCGTTTATACCGATGGAGGAAGGTACAACTAACTTTTGGAGGTCTTCGTTTAGGGTTATTTGTTTCTTTAGGTATTCGAAGTAGTTCAGATTTACCTTTACAAAAGCCTTCTCTTTTTCTATTGTTCCAAGTGTCTCGTAGGCTTTTTGGGTTTCAATGCTGAGGTTGGTAGCCTGATTCTTACGGCGGAATGTTTCAAGGCTTTTCTCCGAAACTGCTAACGAGTCGGATACTATCTCTAGCTGATTTTCGATAAATTTAATAGTGTTTACAGCTATTAAGTTTTTCTTTACAACCTCTCTTTCTAAATACGAGGTAGTAAGAGAATTAAGGTAGTCTACTGCGCGTTGAGGTGATGGATCTTGAAACGATAATTTTATTACCGTAGAGTATTTATCTTCAGTAAAATCGATATTTGAGAAGTAGTTAGCGAGTGCTGCAGGTGAATTAAAAACAACTTGGTATTTTGTTTTCTCCTTAATTGTGCCTACAATGCTTGTGAACCTCAGGTTTAGTAAGTTTGGTAGTATAACTTCCTGTCCAATTGTTCCCTTTAAAGTAATTGCCTCGAGGTTTTTTGC from Williamwhitmania taraxaci includes these protein-coding regions:
- a CDS encoding polysaccharide biosynthesis tyrosine autokinase — translated: MINKDTILEETLDLSQLINILARHWYWFVISLALALPAAFTANKLITPLYKVNAKILVSEQGSSFMDPLSLLGGGIMTSTFKVKNQIQILQSYALINLATKNLPLEATWMESNGFTNKLLYPPPFRTEIISLDPRLYNRTFTLTVGVNGSIELYSNSDKAKNLEAITLKGTIGQEVILPNLLNLRFTSIVGTIKEKTKYQVVFNSPAALANYFSNIDFTEDKYSTVIKLSFQDPSPQRAVDYLNSLTTSYLEREVVKKNLIAVNTIKFIENQLEIVSDSLAVSEKSLETFRRKNQATNLSIETQKAYETLGTIEKEKAFVKVNLNYFEYLKKQITLNEDLQKLVVPSSIGINDELLNKLVLDLMLLYSERAEIQINSKKDNPLTSAIDKKIESGRRNIVETLDGLIYSTNISLKNLEERLTRYQVIVSSIPEKERELLSFQRKFKLNDEIYTFLLTKRSELQISAASNFPENEILDPPSLEQVVKVSPNGKFNFLIALFLGLAIPAGLIFLKYELVNKLEDAQQLAKISQYPHAGDVVHTDEIAFILNENLNSRIADSFRGLRTNLRFLMVEGGTKVILVTSSVSGEGKSFISKNLAASFALANKKTLLVHLDLRKPADFSNFGIENNEGLSSFLSGVSTFESIILKTKFANLDLIPSGPIPPNPTELIDSAKAEEMFKSLRNQYDIIIVDSPPVGLVADPLVLASFSDHILFVVRYRTSRIRLIKQTLYDLTQKGIKKISIVANDVTLRSFGYGYYGYGYHYGYAYGEKKKSRFKKFFGKN